A portion of the Aquicoccus sp. G2-2 genome contains these proteins:
- a CDS encoding translocase, producing MSERRRPWAGGQRADLALPERRLAEVKPSDRLVRRVLSRLSRADRRPGLRARIELWAIGRQARRWRDAEDDALCAALADAAWHLLRRGLRGPPLWRAAAIVREMTRRKLGLWLHPVQMTGGLALLRGRIVEMATGEGKTVTALVPAVIAASMRFPVHIVTVNDYLSARDWETLKPVLDAFGLTSAAITEEVEPHLRPAAHDHDVVFTTNTNLTFDYLRDRVAHGTNRSALAELAQARLGGKFTQAPRNLGRGLGFALLDEVDSVLIDEAQTPLIITSEREDTGARGRAERLMLHFAASLQEDTHYRLHSKARRVELLPAVDGLLAGWQAPDAALSSETERRDMLGHALSAQHFFQRDDHYIVTPDGIEIIDEYTGRVMPDRQWQQGLHQMIEAKEEVERSADRETLAQITYQAFFNRFLWFAGMTGTAREVAPELRAGYGRAVLRLPTNRPLRLRYRAVRLYRRSDTRWRAVARQAGKVAGQGRSVLIGTRSVAASEHLSALLSAQGLAHMVLNARQDAEEAEIVARAGEAGQITVATNMAGRGTDIPVSDEVEAKGGCMSS from the coding sequence ATGTCTGAGCGGCGGCGGCCATGGGCGGGCGGGCAGCGGGCCGATCTTGCCTTGCCGGAACGGCGCTTGGCCGAGGTAAAGCCGTCTGACCGGCTGGTGCGGCGTGTGCTGTCGCGATTGTCGCGCGCCGACAGACGCCCCGGCCTGCGCGCCCGGATCGAGCTTTGGGCGATTGGCCGACAAGCAAGGCGCTGGCGCGATGCAGAGGATGATGCATTGTGCGCCGCACTGGCCGATGCGGCATGGCACCTGTTGCGCCGTGGCCTGCGCGGTCCGCCGCTTTGGCGGGCGGCAGCAATCGTGCGCGAGATGACCCGCCGCAAGCTTGGCCTTTGGCTGCATCCGGTGCAAATGACCGGCGGGCTGGCGCTTTTGCGCGGTCGGATTGTCGAGATGGCAACCGGCGAGGGCAAGACCGTCACCGCGCTGGTGCCTGCGGTGATTGCCGCGTCGATGCGGTTTCCGGTGCATATCGTCACGGTAAACGACTACCTTTCGGCGCGCGACTGGGAAACTCTGAAGCCGGTGCTGGATGCGTTCGGGTTGACCTCTGCCGCAATTACCGAAGAGGTGGAGCCACATTTGCGCCCGGCGGCGCATGATCATGACGTGGTGTTCACCACCAACACCAACCTGACCTTTGATTACCTGCGCGACCGGGTGGCGCACGGGACCAACCGCAGCGCGCTGGCGGAACTGGCGCAGGCCCGGCTTGGCGGCAAGTTCACCCAAGCGCCGCGCAATCTGGGCCGGGGGCTTGGGTTTGCGCTGCTTGACGAGGTGGATTCGGTGCTGATCGACGAGGCGCAGACGCCGCTGATCATCACATCAGAGCGCGAGGACACCGGCGCGCGTGGCCGGGCCGAACGGCTGATGCTGCATTTTGCTGCCTCGTTGCAGGAAGACACGCATTACCGGCTGCACAGCAAGGCCCGCCGGGTCGAACTTTTGCCAGCGGTGGACGGGCTGCTTGCGGGTTGGCAGGCCCCAGATGCGGCGCTTTCCAGCGAAACAGAACGCCGCGACATGCTGGGGCACGCGCTATCTGCACAGCATTTCTTTCAACGTGACGACCATTATATCGTCACGCCGGACGGGATCGAGATTATCGACGAATATACCGGCCGGGTGATGCCGGACCGGCAATGGCAACAAGGCCTGCACCAGATGATTGAGGCCAAGGAGGAGGTTGAACGCTCCGCCGACCGCGAAACGCTGGCACAGATCACCTATCAGGCGTTCTTTAATCGCTTTCTGTGGTTTGCGGGTATGACCGGCACGGCGCGCGAGGTGGCGCCTGAGTTGCGCGCGGGTTATGGCCGTGCGGTGCTGCGCTTGCCGACCAACCGCCCGTTGCGGCTGCGCTATCGCGCGGTGCGGCTTTATCGCCGCTCAGACACCCGTTGGCGCGCGGTGGCGCGGCAGGCGGGGAAGGTGGCCGGGCAGGGGCGGTCAGTGTTGATAGGCACCCGCTCGGTCGCGGCGTCAGAGCATCTTTCGGCGCTCTTGTCGGCGCAGGGGTTGGCGCATATGGTGCTGAACGCGCGTCAGGATGCTGAAGAAGCGGAGATTGTGGCGCGCGCAGGGGAGGCGGGGCAGATCACCGTGGCCACAAACATGGCCGGGCGCGGCACCGATATTCCGGTCTCGGATGAGGTGGAGGCCAAGGGGGGCTGCATGTCATCCTGA
- a CDS encoding CerR family C-terminal domain-containing protein has protein sequence MTNTHDTPDSTGTRASLIAAALYLFGHRGYEGTSIRAIATRAGVNVASIAYHFGGKAGLRMACAETVAAKIAQTLPASGDAPVPADPAAAMAEIERAVRNLAGALLMAPQAGDFVPFMLREITDPGEVAEMIFANFLLPRHERLCQLWAVVTGKEPEAPEVKLALFAVIGQVLYFRIAQPFVSRRMGWDRVGQGEVKQITDIIIEGLRARAERKRS, from the coding sequence ATGACCAACACCCATGACACGCCCGATTCCACCGGCACCCGTGCCAGCCTGATTGCCGCCGCGCTCTATCTCTTTGGCCATCGTGGGTATGAGGGCACGTCCATTCGCGCGATTGCCACGCGCGCGGGGGTGAATGTTGCCTCCATCGCCTATCATTTCGGTGGCAAGGCGGGGTTGCGCATGGCCTGTGCCGAAACGGTGGCCGCGAAGATCGCGCAAACACTTCCGGCGTCGGGCGATGCGCCGGTCCCGGCTGATCCGGCGGCGGCGATGGCCGAGATCGAGAGGGCGGTGCGCAATCTGGCAGGTGCGCTGCTGATGGCGCCGCAGGCCGGGGACTTCGTGCCGTTCATGCTGCGTGAAATCACTGATCCCGGCGAGGTGGCGGAGATGATTTTTGCCAACTTCCTGCTGCCGCGCCATGAAAGACTGTGCCAGCTTTGGGCGGTTGTGACGGGCAAGGAGCCGGAGGCGCCCGAGGTCAAGCTGGCGCTTTTCGCGGTGATCGGGCAGGTGCTTTATTTCCGTATCGCGCAGCCTTTCGTCTCTAGACGCATGGGGTGGGACCGGGTTGGGCAGGGCGAAGTAAAACAGATTACGGATATTATTATCGAGGGGCTGCGCGCCCGCGCCGAAAGGAAACGGTCATGA
- a CDS encoding ABC transporter ATP-binding protein has translation MSALQQPESDAITVRGLTKRFGDKTVVDDVSLSVKKGEIMGFLGPNGSGKTTTIRLMCGLLEPNEGEGRVLGHDIRRERGAIKRRVGYMTQRFSFYEDLTIAENLRFVAGLYGMRPARRVVRDTLEDLGLSSRRNQLAGALSGGWKQRLALAACIMHKPDLLLLDEPTAGVDPKARREFWDEIHALAEDGLTVLVSTHYMDEAERCHRIAYISYGKLIAQGTIDEVVKNAGLSTMLLTGADVTAAAQRLVGMPGVAQVAHFGTTLHVVGVDAAALKKAVTEVAKDTGTHAAPAETSLEDVFIQLMSDAEDNMK, from the coding sequence GTGAGTGCGCTGCAACAACCCGAAAGCGACGCGATTACCGTGCGCGGGTTGACCAAGCGGTTTGGCGACAAAACCGTGGTCGATGATGTCAGCCTTTCGGTCAAGAAGGGGGAGATCATGGGCTTTCTTGGCCCGAACGGGTCGGGCAAGACGACCACGATCCGTCTGATGTGCGGCCTTTTGGAGCCGAACGAGGGCGAAGGGCGGGTGTTGGGGCATGACATTCGCCGCGAACGCGGTGCGATCAAGCGCAGGGTCGGCTATATGACGCAGCGGTTTTCGTTCTATGAAGATCTGACGATTGCCGAAAACCTGCGCTTTGTCGCCGGGCTTTACGGGATGCGCCCGGCGCGCCGGGTGGTGCGGGATACGCTGGAAGACCTTGGTCTCAGTTCACGGCGAAATCAGCTTGCCGGCGCGTTGTCGGGCGGCTGGAAACAACGCCTCGCGCTGGCTGCGTGCATCATGCACAAACCCGATCTATTGTTGCTGGATGAACCGACAGCCGGGGTTGATCCGAAAGCGCGGCGCGAGTTTTGGGATGAAATTCACGCGCTGGCAGAGGACGGGCTGACCGTGCTTGTCTCCACGCATTACATGGACGAGGCCGAACGCTGCCATCGCATCGCTTATATCTCCTATGGCAAGCTGATCGCGCAGGGCACGATTGACGAGGTGGTGAAGAATGCCGGGCTTTCGACCATGTTGTTGACCGGCGCGGATGTGACGGCGGCCGCACAGCGCCTTGTCGGGATGCCGGGGGTGGCTCAGGTCGCGCATTTCGGGACCACGCTGCATGTCGTGGGGGTCGATGCGGCGGCGTTGAAAAAGGCGGTGACAGAGGTGGCGAAGGACACCGGCACCCATGCGGCGCCAGCGGAAACCAGCCTTGAGGACGTGTTCATCCAGTTGATGAGCGATGCCGAGGACAACATGAAATGA
- a CDS encoding LysR family transcriptional regulator: MRTLIAISAHGSFTMAARQIGLSQPTVHRAARSLEETAGVVLFRATSTGVDLTQAAQALVLGAKLAQAEIRQGLEEIAHMQGEERGTFVLGSLPLARTAIVPKAVHAMISAVSGVQIRLVDGRYADLLRSLRQGDMDCMIGALRDPPPADDIVQERLFDDRMAIVAHPSHPLASKPDLTLEDTLAYPWVAPPINTPAGHYLAETLRIRERGETPVRLVSSSPVMLRGILAEGPYVSIISRQQIKVELRDGHIAPLGIALTGDARAIGLTTRAGWRPTKVQARFIGFLRASALQEAL, translated from the coding sequence TTGCGCACGCTGATCGCGATTTCCGCCCACGGCTCGTTCACCATGGCCGCCCGTCAGATTGGGTTGTCACAACCCACGGTCCACCGCGCCGCGCGCAGCCTTGAAGAGACCGCCGGGGTGGTGCTTTTCCGGGCAACATCAACCGGCGTTGATCTGACCCAAGCGGCACAGGCACTGGTGCTTGGTGCGAAACTGGCGCAGGCGGAAATCCGGCAAGGGCTAGAGGAAATCGCGCATATGCAGGGCGAAGAGCGCGGCACATTCGTGCTGGGGTCCCTGCCACTGGCGCGCACCGCCATCGTGCCCAAAGCAGTTCACGCGATGATAAGCGCCGTTTCCGGGGTGCAGATCAGGCTGGTGGACGGGCGCTATGCCGATCTCCTGCGCAGTCTGCGACAGGGGGATATGGATTGCATGATCGGCGCATTGCGCGACCCGCCCCCGGCTGACGACATCGTGCAGGAGCGGCTTTTCGATGATCGCATGGCGATTGTCGCGCATCCCTCGCATCCGCTGGCCAGCAAACCTGACCTCACGCTTGAGGACACACTCGCCTACCCGTGGGTGGCACCGCCGATAAACACGCCTGCGGGGCATTATCTGGCCGAAACGTTGCGTATTCGCGAACGCGGTGAAACGCCCGTGCGGCTGGTGTCGTCCTCCCCCGTCATGCTGCGCGGGATATTGGCCGAGGGGCCGTATGTGTCGATCATCTCGCGCCAGCAGATCAAGGTGGAGCTGCGCGACGGGCATATTGCCCCGCTCGGCATCGCGCTTACCGGCGATGCGCGCGCCATCGGGTTGACCACGCGGGCGGGGTGGCGGCCAACCAAAGTGCAGGCCCGTTTTATCGGGTTTCTGCGCGCAAGCGCACTCCAAGAAGCGCTGTAA
- a CDS encoding AMP-binding protein codes for MRICVAGAYGAFGIKHLDALGAIKGVNVTSVMGPTAAKIEALAKERGIGHWATSLEDCLARDDVDAVILATPTQVHAEQTIACMKAGKPVLVEIPMADTLEDAEAICRVQKETGTLAMAGQVRRFNPSHQWIQNKIAAGELKVQQMDVQTYFMRRSNTNAKGEARSWTDHLLWHHACHTVDLFQYQTGEVASQAYGLEGPHHPELGIAMDMSIGLKTPSGALCTLSLSFNNDGPFGTFFRYICDNGTYLARYDDLYDGHEKPIDLTGVAVSNNGIELIDREFIAAIEEGREPNGSVHQVLDAMKTLDRIEKNFDLNKVAWASSPRRTRPFHRAEAWRTLRTDPTEGRARHALPRQSPDNAAAFRLRPHAQRGKSLAKREAIPMPTDTPHLHAPEGDHYPALDFGTAFYASCARTPDKTAVIDESGQQDWATFGTLVKRVAGTLRAKGLGPGARVCVLSENSANYLALYAGLLCAGVCVVPLPVSAQEATLATMRADCAAELLFASASALARAQRLGAQEVVALETLSAWADAAPLPAPVRAAPDDFFDLIYSSGTTGTPKGIIHDHRFRSRQLMRMPRFGLEADTNIIIATPLYSNTTLVAALTVLAKGGTMLSMAKFDVTRFLQLSEAHRISHAMLVPVQYMRIMAAADFDQYDLSAYRAKMSTSAPLPAPLIRDILARWPGELFELYGMTEGGLSTMLDCRANPDKLDTVGKVAEGCELRVIDEDGHELPPHSYGELVGRGGPMMQGYLNAPEKTAEARWISPQGEDFIRTGDMGRLDEDGFLHLLDRKKDMIISGGFNIYAADLERVLRDHPAVADVAVIAVPSETWGETPLGFIVRHAGKKASGDEIRDWANARLGKTQRLSALELRTDLPRSAIGKIDKRALRAPYWDGRV; via the coding sequence ATGCGAATTTGCGTAGCAGGCGCTTATGGCGCTTTCGGGATCAAGCATCTGGACGCGCTCGGTGCGATCAAAGGTGTCAACGTGACCTCGGTGATGGGGCCGACCGCCGCCAAGATCGAAGCATTGGCAAAAGAACGCGGGATCGGCCATTGGGCGACCTCGCTTGAGGACTGCCTTGCGCGCGATGATGTCGATGCGGTGATCCTCGCCACCCCGACGCAGGTTCATGCCGAACAGACAATCGCCTGTATGAAAGCAGGCAAGCCGGTGCTGGTGGAAATCCCGATGGCCGACACGCTGGAGGATGCAGAAGCGATTTGCCGGGTGCAAAAAGAAACCGGCACGCTTGCCATGGCGGGCCAGGTGCGCCGCTTCAACCCGAGCCATCAGTGGATTCAAAACAAGATTGCCGCCGGAGAGCTGAAGGTTCAGCAGATGGACGTGCAGACCTATTTCATGCGCCGCTCCAACACCAACGCCAAAGGCGAAGCGCGCTCATGGACTGATCATCTCTTGTGGCACCACGCCTGCCATACCGTCGATCTGTTCCAGTATCAGACAGGCGAAGTCGCCTCGCAAGCCTACGGTCTGGAAGGGCCGCACCACCCCGAGCTTGGCATCGCCATGGATATGAGCATCGGCCTGAAAACCCCGTCAGGGGCGCTCTGCACGCTGTCGCTCAGCTTCAACAACGATGGCCCGTTCGGCACGTTCTTTCGCTATATCTGTGACAATGGCACCTATCTTGCGCGCTATGACGATCTTTATGACGGGCACGAGAAGCCGATTGACCTTACCGGCGTGGCCGTCTCCAACAACGGGATCGAACTGATCGACCGCGAATTCATTGCCGCCATCGAAGAAGGGCGGGAACCCAACGGCTCCGTGCATCAGGTGCTTGATGCGATGAAGACGCTGGACCGGATCGAGAAGAACTTTGACCTGAATAAAGTCGCGTGGGCGTCCAGCCCACGCCGCACCCGCCCCTTCCATCGGGCGGAGGCTTGGCGCACGTTGCGCACCGACCCCACCGAGGGGCGTGCGCGACATGCGCTTCCCCGACAATCACCAGACAATGCCGCCGCGTTTCGCTTGCGCCCCCACGCCCAACGCGGCAAGTCTTTGGCAAAAAGGGAGGCCATCCCCATGCCAACAGACACCCCCCACCTACACGCGCCGGAAGGCGATCATTACCCGGCGCTCGATTTCGGAACCGCATTCTATGCAAGCTGTGCCCGCACCCCTGACAAAACGGCGGTGATCGACGAGAGCGGTCAGCAGGACTGGGCCACATTCGGCACATTGGTAAAACGGGTGGCAGGCACGCTCAGGGCCAAAGGGCTTGGGCCGGGCGCGCGGGTTTGCGTGCTGTCGGAGAACTCCGCCAACTACCTCGCCCTTTATGCCGGGCTCCTGTGCGCCGGGGTTTGCGTCGTCCCCCTGCCCGTCTCCGCACAAGAGGCAACCCTTGCCACCATGCGCGCCGATTGCGCGGCGGAGCTGCTCTTTGCCTCTGCCAGCGCCCTTGCGCGCGCCCAACGCCTTGGCGCGCAAGAGGTGGTCGCGCTTGAAACCCTGAGCGCATGGGCCGATGCCGCCCCGCTGCCCGCACCGGTGCGCGCGGCGCCGGATGATTTCTTCGATCTGATCTATTCATCGGGCACCACCGGCACGCCCAAAGGCATCATCCACGATCACCGTTTCCGCTCGCGCCAATTGATGCGCATGCCGCGCTTCGGGCTTGAGGCGGATACCAACATCATCATCGCCACGCCGCTTTATTCCAATACCACGCTTGTCGCCGCACTCACTGTGCTGGCCAAGGGCGGCACCATGCTCAGCATGGCGAAATTCGATGTCACGCGGTTTTTGCAGCTTAGCGAAGCGCACCGCATCAGCCACGCGATGCTGGTGCCGGTGCAATATATGCGCATCATGGCTGCCGCCGATTTCGACCAATACGATCTGTCGGCCTACCGCGCCAAGATGTCCACCTCCGCCCCGCTGCCCGCGCCCTTGATCCGCGATATTCTGGCGCGCTGGCCCGGAGAGCTGTTTGAGCTTTACGGCATGACCGAAGGCGGACTTTCCACCATGCTCGATTGCCGGGCAAACCCCGACAAGCTCGACACAGTGGGCAAAGTGGCCGAAGGCTGTGAGTTGCGCGTGATCGACGAGGACGGCCACGAATTGCCGCCCCATTCCTACGGTGAGCTTGTCGGGCGGGGCGGGCCAATGATGCAAGGCTACCTTAACGCGCCCGAAAAAACCGCAGAGGCCCGCTGGATCAGCCCGCAAGGCGAGGATTTCATCCGCACCGGCGATATGGGGCGGCTTGACGAAGACGGGTTCCTGCACCTCTTGGACCGCAAGAAAGACATGATCATCTCAGGCGGCTTCAACATCTATGCTGCCGATCTGGAGCGGGTTCTACGCGATCATCCGGCCGTGGCTGATGTTGCAGTGATTGCGGTGCCGTCCGAGACATGGGGCGAAACGCCGCTTGGGTTCATCGTGCGACATGCGGGCAAAAAGGCCAGCGGCGACGAGATTCGCGATTGGGCCAATGCGCGCCTTGGCAAGACGCAACGCCTCTCTGCGCTGGAACTGCGCACCGACCTGCCGCGCAGCGCCATCGGCAAGATCGACAAACGCGCCCTGCGCGCACCTTACTGGGATGGGCGGGTCTGA
- a CDS encoding ABC transporter permease encodes MNRFFSLTRLWTMLIKEAIQMRRDRVTFAMMLGLPLMQLVLFGYAINTDPKELPAALVAPTQDRFTRAMVSALELTGYYRFIAPDATATGAEEMMARGDVAFIVTVPSDFGKRIEKGEKAPLLIEADATDPSVASGAISTLSSVAASALQREVGAAPPSGGGPDIIVHKRYNPEGITQYNIVPGLLGVILQLTMVMMTAMALTRETERGTMENLLSMPATPLEIMLGKVLPYLVVGAVQVVVVLLAARLLFAVPFEGALPAVLAGVFIFVLALVILGYLISTISRTQMQAMQLTFFFFLPSLMLSGFMFPYRGMPGWAQVLGEVFPLTHFLRLIRSIMLKGADVATVAQSFAALAGFAIGLSLLALLRFRRTLD; translated from the coding sequence ATGAACCGTTTCTTCTCGCTCACCCGGCTTTGGACGATGCTGATCAAGGAAGCGATTCAGATGCGCCGCGACCGGGTGACATTTGCGATGATGCTGGGCCTGCCGCTGATGCAGCTCGTCCTGTTCGGCTATGCTATCAATACCGACCCGAAAGAGCTTCCCGCCGCCCTTGTCGCCCCGACGCAAGACCGCTTTACCCGCGCCATGGTCAGCGCGCTTGAGCTGACCGGCTATTACCGCTTCATTGCCCCGGATGCGACTGCGACGGGGGCGGAGGAAATGATGGCGCGCGGTGATGTGGCCTTTATCGTCACCGTGCCATCGGATTTCGGCAAGCGGATCGAGAAGGGCGAGAAAGCGCCGCTTCTGATCGAGGCGGATGCGACCGACCCGTCGGTGGCCTCGGGCGCGATTTCGACGCTGAGTTCGGTCGCGGCCTCGGCCTTGCAGCGCGAGGTCGGGGCCGCGCCGCCAAGCGGGGGCGGGCCGGATATCATCGTTCACAAACGCTATAACCCCGAAGGGATCACCCAGTATAATATCGTGCCGGGGTTGCTCGGGGTGATCCTGCAACTCACTATGGTGATGATGACCGCGATGGCGCTGACCCGTGAGACCGAGCGCGGCACGATGGAAAACCTGCTGTCGATGCCCGCCACCCCGCTTGAGATCATGCTGGGCAAGGTGCTGCCCTATCTGGTGGTCGGCGCGGTGCAGGTGGTGGTGGTGCTGCTGGCTGCGCGGCTTTTGTTTGCGGTGCCGTTTGAGGGCGCGTTGCCTGCGGTGTTGGCGGGGGTGTTCATTTTCGTGCTGGCGTTGGTCATTCTGGGCTATCTCATCTCCACCATCTCGCGCACGCAGATGCAGGCGATGCAGTTGACGTTCTTCTTCTTTTTGCCGTCGCTGATGCTGTCTGGCTTCATGTTTCCCTATCGCGGGATGCCCGGTTGGGCGCAGGTGCTGGGGGAGGTGTTTCCGCTCACGCATTTTCTGCGGCTGATCCGCTCAATCATGCTGAAAGGGGCGGACGTTGCCACCGTGGCCCAATCCTTCGCTGCGTTGGCGGGGTTTGCCATCGGGCTTTCGCTGCTTGCCTTGCTGCGATTCCGCCGCACGCTGGATTGA
- a CDS encoding LysR family transcriptional regulator encodes MIVDFPNIRHMRVFLETVRSGSVSVAADRCALSQPAATQAIKRLEADTGTGLLVRRAGGFVTTDCGALFAARVAAALIHLQNGARLAMRSAKRAARRLTGW; translated from the coding sequence ATGATCGTCGATTTTCCCAATATCAGGCACATGCGGGTGTTTCTGGAAACTGTGCGCTCAGGCTCTGTTTCCGTGGCGGCAGATCGCTGTGCATTGTCGCAACCGGCGGCAACACAAGCCATCAAGCGGCTTGAAGCCGACACCGGCACCGGGCTTCTGGTGCGCCGGGCGGGCGGCTTTGTCACCACCGATTGCGGCGCGCTTTTCGCGGCACGGGTGGCTGCGGCCCTCATTCATTTGCAGAATGGTGCGCGGCTGGCGATGCGCAGCGCGAAAAGGGCCGCACGCCGTTTGACCGGCTGGTGA
- the ligA gene encoding protocatechuate 4,5-dioxygenase subunit alpha, which translates to MTEKPYEDIPGTLVFDADRGRVGYHLNQFCISLRLAANREAFAADADTYLDRYPMTAEQRKAVQARDWNEMLRLGGNIYYTSKLAANDGITFQDLAAMMTGVSREEYRDMMLHGGRSIDGNRFKSEWGEN; encoded by the coding sequence ATGACCGAAAAACCCTATGAAGATATTCCCGGCACGCTCGTGTTCGATGCCGATCGCGGGCGGGTCGGTTATCATCTCAACCAGTTTTGCATATCGCTGCGGCTGGCGGCGAACCGGGAAGCCTTTGCCGCCGATGCTGATACCTATCTCGACCGCTACCCGATGACAGCCGAACAGCGCAAGGCGGTGCAGGCGCGCGACTGGAACGAAATGCTGCGGCTTGGCGGCAACATCTATTACACCTCGAAGCTTGCTGCCAATGATGGCATCACCTTTCAGGATCTGGCGGCGATGATGACTGGCGTCAGCCGCGAGGAATATCGCGACATGATGCTGCATGGTGGCCGCTCGATAGACGGCAACCGCTTCAAGTCCGAATGGGGAGAAAACTGA
- a CDS encoding HlyD family efflux transporter periplasmic adaptor subunit yields MSFLCSLPLAASLFASCAAPAPFATGYVEGDYTLVAPVQTAQIAAIKVARGDHVAQGAVLVKMEQRDAKIALAQAQANLARAKGELADLLAGKRAQEIDVIVANQAAAKVQAEEAKRQRDRLVELAQRGVVTDAQRDDAVTAFKVAEAKVAQVTAELAVARLPPRPQAVAQSEAAVAAAEAARAQAKWRLDQRVLGAPVAGTIVDIIRREGEIAGPAAPVLSVLGEGAVKLRLYVPEVSVARIKVGDELSVRCDNCAAGLRARISYVADGPEFTPPVIYSLQNRQKLVYLIEARPDGENELKPGQIVDVGLPGAAPEANQ; encoded by the coding sequence ATGAGCTTTCTATGTAGCCTTCCGCTTGCCGCCTCGCTTTTTGCAAGCTGCGCCGCGCCAGCCCCGTTTGCCACCGGCTATGTCGAGGGGGATTACACGCTGGTTGCCCCGGTGCAGACCGCGCAGATTGCCGCCATCAAGGTGGCGCGCGGCGATCATGTGGCGCAAGGCGCCGTTCTGGTGAAGATGGAGCAGCGCGATGCGAAGATTGCATTGGCGCAGGCGCAGGCCAATCTTGCGCGTGCCAAGGGGGAGCTTGCAGATTTGCTGGCCGGTAAGCGCGCGCAGGAGATTGATGTGATCGTCGCCAATCAGGCCGCGGCCAAGGTGCAGGCCGAGGAAGCCAAGCGCCAGCGTGACCGGCTGGTGGAGCTGGCACAGCGCGGCGTGGTGACGGATGCACAGCGCGATGATGCGGTAACGGCCTTCAAGGTGGCCGAAGCCAAGGTGGCGCAGGTGACGGCGGAGCTTGCGGTTGCCCGTCTGCCGCCACGCCCGCAGGCGGTGGCACAGTCGGAAGCCGCCGTTGCCGCCGCCGAGGCCGCCCGCGCGCAGGCCAAATGGCGGCTGGATCAGCGGGTGCTGGGTGCGCCGGTGGCAGGCACAATTGTCGATATCATCCGGCGTGAAGGCGAAATTGCAGGCCCCGCCGCGCCGGTGCTTTCGGTACTCGGGGAAGGGGCGGTGAAGCTCAGGCTTTATGTGCCGGAAGTTTCGGTCGCCCGGATCAAGGTGGGCGATGAACTGAGCGTGCGCTGTGATAATTGCGCCGCCGGGTTGCGCGCGCGGATCAGCTATGTCGCCGACGGGCCGGAGTTCACCCCGCCGGTGATCTATTCGCTACAGAACCGGCAGAAGCTGGTTTATCTGATCGAGGCCCGCCCGGATGGCGAGAATGAGTTGAAACCCGGTCAGATTGTCGACGTCGGCCTGCCCGGCGCCGCGCCAGAGGCCAATCAGTGA
- a CDS encoding class III extradiol dioxygenase subunit beta: MARITAGVGCSHVPAIGVAMDTHITEQPYWQPVFKGFEKSKEWLKEQNPDVIFLVYNDHCTAFDASCIPTFALGCAAEFKPADEGWGPRPVPVVKNHQEMASHIAQSLILDEFDMTIMNEMEVDHGLTVPLSLMFGDVDEWPALVVPLAVNVVQYPAPTGNRCFNLGRAVRRAIESYDEDLNVVIFGTGGMSHQLQYKRAGLINPEWDKSFLDRLTSDPVGLSQMPHVEYLREAGSEGVEMVMWHVMRGALNEQVREVHRHYHVPASNTAVGHIILENI; encoded by the coding sequence ATGGCGCGGATCACCGCAGGCGTGGGGTGCAGCCATGTGCCCGCAATTGGCGTGGCGATGGACACGCATATAACCGAGCAACCCTATTGGCAGCCGGTGTTCAAGGGCTTCGAGAAATCGAAAGAGTGGCTCAAAGAGCAGAACCCCGACGTGATTTTCTTGGTCTATAATGACCACTGCACCGCCTTCGATGCGTCGTGCATCCCGACATTTGCGCTTGGCTGTGCGGCGGAATTCAAGCCCGCCGATGAAGGCTGGGGGCCGCGCCCGGTGCCGGTGGTGAAGAACCATCAGGAAATGGCCAGCCATATCGCGCAATCGCTGATCCTTGATGAGTTCGACATGACCATCATGAACGAGATGGAGGTCGATCACGGGCTGACCGTGCCCTTGTCGTTGATGTTCGGCGATGTTGATGAATGGCCCGCACTGGTGGTGCCGCTGGCGGTCAACGTGGTGCAATACCCCGCCCCCACCGGCAACCGCTGTTTCAATCTCGGCCGTGCCGTGCGCCGCGCGATTGAAAGCTATGACGAAGACCTCAACGTGGTGATCTTCGGCACCGGCGGGATGAGTCATCAGTTGCAATATAAACGCGCCGGGCTGATCAACCCGGAATGGGACAAGAGCTTTCTTGACCGCTTGACCTCTGATCCGGTCGGGCTAAGCCAGATGCCGCATGTGGAGTATCTGCGCGAAGCGGGCAGCGAAGGGGTGGAAATGGTGATGTGGCACGTCATGCGCGGCGCGCTGAATGAGCAAGTGCGCGAGGTTCACCGGCATTACCATGTGCCCGCGTCCAACACCGCCGTGGGCCATATCATTCTGGAAAATATCTGA